The Amphiura filiformis chromosome 6, Afil_fr2py, whole genome shotgun sequence genome segment TGTTGACGTACATCGCAATTAGCTTCAACAAAGACTTTATTGTTAGTACAAAGCAACTCCAGTGACTATATATCATGAAATACTGTAAAAACTACAAGAGAGATCGTGTTCAAATGATACGTCATAATGACGTCATCGGATTTCATTACTCAAATGAATGCAATGTCTTCACTGCCATCGACAGTCACTAACTCCACACCAACAACTCTGGTTATTACCAATCCACAAAGACCTAATTGGCAGATTGCATTGGAGATTTTCACGGCATGCCTTCTGTGGCTTCTCTCTATATTCGGCAATGTCTTGGTCATTCTGGTCGTCCACCGGAGTAGAAGACTACAAAGTACTACCAACTATTTTGTTGTCTCTTTGAGCTTTGCAGATTTATGTATGGCACTCCTTTGCATGCCTTTTATTCTAGGTCGTGTGGTAGCTCACCAGTGGTTGTTTGGTGTATTCATCTGTAAGTTGGTGCGTTTTCTACAGTATATGGCTCCAGGAGCAACTGTCTATGTTCTTCTAGCAATCGGTGTGGACAGATTCTATACCATAATATACCCACTTAGCTTCAAGATCACAAGAGGTAAAGCTAAAAGAATGATTGGTATCAGTTGGATTGTATCTGTTATCTTATCATGCCCTGCGTTTTTCTTTTTCAATCTATCGAACGTTGGTAGTAGTTGGGAGTTCTGTGATACTTTCATCAGCCACCATACGGCAGGTGTAATGTATACCGCCTTCATCGTCCTAGTAGAATATCTGTTACCATCCGTATTAATAGTACTCATCTACGCCAAGATTATCAAACATATCTGGAATGTTGGCATCAGTGGGAGGACAGTACAAAGAACAATGAATGCCGTACCACGAACAAAAGTCAAGACAGTTAAGATGCTGATGATTGTCACTGCTGTCTATTTCTTATCCTGGACTCCATTTTTTATAACTCAACTAGTATACAGCAGTTTAAACCCTCCTTATGTGGATCCCACTATTTACATTGCCTGCGTATGGATTGCATTTGCTTCCAGTGCTTCGAACCCAATCATTTATGCTTACTACAACTCAAATTTTCGCCGAGGTTGTAAGGAGGTATTTTGCATGTCCACAATGCGATGTTATCGTAGTAACACATATGCTATAACAAATCCGTCAAGATTCGCGCGTAAAAACCACGTGGGAATTGCACCTGGGAGTATCGATATGAACGGTACTTCCGCGAGACCAGTATCACCGTATAAAAGTTTTGATCGGGATGCTAATGGGGACAAAAAGATGGCGTGGCCACTACCTGCTGGAGGAAGTACCACCTACTTATAAGATTTGATCAGATCATAGGGTTTA includes the following:
- the LOC140155815 gene encoding probable G-protein coupled receptor 19, whose translation is MTSSDFITQMNAMSSLPSTVTNSTPTTLVITNPQRPNWQIALEIFTACLLWLLSIFGNVLVILVVHRSRRLQSTTNYFVVSLSFADLCMALLCMPFILGRVVAHQWLFGVFICKLVRFLQYMAPGATVYVLLAIGVDRFYTIIYPLSFKITRGKAKRMIGISWIVSVILSCPAFFFFNLSNVGSSWEFCDTFISHHTAGVMYTAFIVLVEYLLPSVLIVLIYAKIIKHIWNVGISGRTVQRTMNAVPRTKVKTVKMLMIVTAVYFLSWTPFFITQLVYSSLNPPYVDPTIYIACVWIAFASSASNPIIYAYYNSNFRRGCKEVFCMSTMRCYRSNTYAITNPSRFARKNHVGIAPGSIDMNGTSARPVSPYKSFDRDANGDKKMAWPLPAGGSTTYL